The proteins below are encoded in one region of Polynucleobacter sp. AP-Nino-20-G2:
- a CDS encoding DNA-3-methyladenine glycosylase: protein MAQSLGSVDHQYQANKKSTSGFILSKAAEQIVIEEVAPEYWEQACAELMKHDRIMRKIIPQYGAGFLMTRGDAFGTLARSIVGQQISVAAAQSVWNKMLLTLKKKVTPKNILALTVEELRAAGLSGRKVEYIRDLAEHFDSGRLHANQWKGMEDEAIIKELSAIRGIGRWTAEMFLIFNMVRPNILPLDDVGLIKAISLNYFSGEPVSRHEAREVAANWAPWRTVATWYMWRSIDPIPVEY from the coding sequence GTGGCGCAGAGCCTAGGGTCTGTTGATCATCAATATCAAGCGAATAAGAAATCAACTAGTGGATTTATTTTGAGTAAAGCAGCAGAGCAGATCGTGATTGAAGAAGTGGCTCCTGAATATTGGGAGCAAGCTTGCGCCGAACTCATGAAGCATGATCGTATTATGCGAAAAATCATTCCTCAATATGGCGCTGGTTTTTTAATGACTCGGGGAGATGCTTTTGGCACTCTCGCAAGATCTATAGTTGGTCAGCAAATTTCTGTAGCAGCGGCCCAGTCAGTTTGGAATAAAATGCTCTTGACTCTCAAAAAGAAAGTCACGCCCAAGAATATTTTGGCCCTCACAGTTGAAGAATTGCGCGCCGCAGGCCTTTCTGGTCGTAAGGTTGAATACATCCGAGATTTGGCTGAGCACTTCGATTCTGGTCGATTACATGCCAATCAGTGGAAGGGTATGGAAGATGAGGCGATCATTAAGGAATTGAGCGCAATTCGGGGAATTGGACGCTGGACTGCGGAAATGTTCCTCATTTTCAACATGGTTCGCCCTAATATCCTCCCTTTGGATGATGTGGGTCTAATCAAGGCAATTTCCCTCAATTACTTCAGTGGAGAGCCTGTTAGCCGGCATGAAGCTCGCGAAGTGGCTGCAAATTGGGCCCCTTGGCGCACGGTTGCCACCTGGTATATGTGGAGAAGTATCGACCCCATCCCCGTTGAATATTAA
- a CDS encoding acetyl-CoA carboxylase carboxyltransferase subunit alpha translates to MKTTFLDFEQSIAELESKIEELQFVQDESSVDISDEIKTLTEKSQQLTKDVYANLTPWQVSQVARHPQRPYTLDYVNALFTDFHELHGDRNFADDQSIVAGLARFDNQPCMVIGHQKGRDTKERALRNFGMSRPEGYRKAMRLMRLAEKFKLPVFTFVDTPGAFPGIDAEERNQSEAIGRNLYVQAELEVPIIATIIGEGGSGGALAIAMGDVVLMLQNSTYSVISPEGCASILWKTAEKAPEAAEQLGLTAQRLKTLGLIDKIVAEPTGGAHRDYETMMANMRKALAESLKTFDGMKVDALLERRHERLMSYGKFKEIEAKS, encoded by the coding sequence ATGAAAACGACTTTCCTGGATTTTGAGCAGTCAATCGCTGAACTAGAGTCAAAGATTGAAGAGCTGCAATTTGTGCAAGATGAATCATCTGTAGATATTTCCGACGAGATCAAAACACTTACCGAAAAAAGTCAGCAACTGACTAAAGATGTTTATGCCAATCTGACGCCATGGCAAGTTTCACAAGTGGCTCGTCATCCACAGCGTCCTTATACCTTGGATTATGTGAATGCGTTATTTACAGATTTCCATGAGTTGCATGGCGATCGTAATTTTGCAGATGATCAATCCATTGTTGCTGGCTTGGCGCGATTTGATAATCAGCCTTGTATGGTGATCGGCCATCAAAAGGGGCGTGATACTAAAGAGCGCGCCTTAAGAAACTTTGGCATGAGTCGTCCCGAAGGTTATCGTAAGGCGATGCGCTTAATGCGCTTGGCAGAAAAATTCAAGCTACCTGTATTCACTTTTGTTGATACGCCTGGAGCGTTCCCTGGTATTGATGCTGAAGAGCGCAATCAGTCAGAAGCGATTGGGCGAAACTTATATGTTCAAGCAGAGCTCGAGGTGCCTATTATTGCCACCATTATTGGCGAGGGCGGTTCTGGGGGTGCCTTGGCTATTGCCATGGGTGATGTAGTGCTCATGCTCCAAAATTCAACCTACTCAGTTATTTCGCCAGAAGGCTGCGCTTCTATTCTGTGGAAGACTGCGGAGAAGGCGCCTGAAGCAGCAGAGCAACTGGGTTTAACCGCCCAACGTTTGAAGACGCTAGGTCTGATCGATAAGATTGTTGCCGAGCCTACTGGTGGTGCCCATCGTGATTACGAGACTATGATGGCGAATATGCGTAAGGCGCTAGCTGAGTCCCTCAAAACTTTCGATGGTATGAAAGTGGATGCGCTACTCGAGCGTCGCCATGAGCGCTTAATGAGCTATGGCAAGTTCAAGGAAATCGAAGCCAAGTCTTAA